AGCGCCATCTCGCGAGCGCTCTTGATCGCCGTGGCGACGTCGCGCTGGTGCTGCGTGCAGTTGCCGGTCACCCGACGCGCGCGGATCTTGCCGCGGTCGGAGATGAACTTGCGCAGCAGGGTGGTGTCCTTGTAGTCGATGTAGGACAGCTTTTCCTGACAGAACA
This sequence is a window from Spinactinospora alkalitolerans. Protein-coding genes within it:
- the rpsR gene encoding 30S ribosomal protein S18, which codes for MAKPAARKPKKKVCLFCQEKLSYIDYKDTTLLRKFISDRGKIRARRVTGNCTQHQRDVATAIKSAREMALLPYTSTAR